In Rubrivirga sp. SAORIC476, the following are encoded in one genomic region:
- a CDS encoding AraC family transcriptional regulator, which translates to MIELPALVARHLPAPGLLDTPLDGVQLFRADAAIPRVSAVYPPSLCVIVQGTKRAYLQGETHAFEAGQVLCVAMSIPIETEVTAATPEVPLLGLMVSLESRVAAETLVACQAARTSAAFDADNDTMECSVGLGVARVDEALADALGRMLHLLSAPEAARVLGPGRVREVLYAAVRGEAGTFIRNHLGGGQEIARVVGYVRDHVHEPISVDDLARRAGMSRSAFDRRFKEATTYAPLQFVKAMRLGNAALRLRQGASVGEAAYAVGYASASQFSREFRRHFGASPRAWGRAHEGDGSESLSVSFPSVAG; encoded by the coding sequence ATGATCGAACTGCCCGCCCTGGTCGCCCGACACCTCCCTGCACCGGGCCTTCTCGACACCCCCCTCGACGGTGTCCAGTTGTTCCGGGCCGACGCCGCCATCCCCCGTGTGAGCGCCGTGTACCCGCCGAGCCTGTGCGTCATCGTGCAAGGCACGAAGCGAGCGTACCTCCAGGGGGAGACGCACGCGTTCGAGGCCGGCCAGGTGCTGTGCGTAGCGATGTCGATCCCCATCGAGACGGAGGTTACGGCGGCCACGCCGGAAGTCCCCCTCCTGGGACTGATGGTGAGCCTGGAGAGCCGCGTCGCCGCTGAGACCCTCGTCGCGTGCCAGGCCGCGCGGACATCGGCCGCCTTCGACGCCGACAATGACACCATGGAGTGTTCGGTCGGCCTCGGAGTCGCGCGTGTGGACGAGGCCCTGGCGGACGCACTCGGACGAATGCTCCACCTCCTCAGCGCCCCCGAGGCGGCCCGGGTCCTGGGGCCGGGACGCGTCCGGGAGGTCCTCTACGCCGCCGTTCGGGGCGAGGCCGGTACGTTCATTCGGAACCACCTCGGCGGAGGGCAGGAGATCGCGCGCGTCGTGGGCTACGTGCGCGACCACGTCCACGAGCCGATCTCGGTCGATGACCTCGCGCGGCGCGCGGGGATGAGCCGGTCGGCGTTCGACCGCCGGTTCAAGGAGGCCACGACCTACGCCCCGCTGCAGTTCGTCAAGGCGATGCGGCTGGGCAACGCCGCGCTGAGGCTCCGACAGGGCGCCTCGGTGGGGGAGGCTGCGTACGCCGTGGGGTACGCGAGCGCGTCGCAGTTCAGCCGCGAGTTCCGGCGCCACTTCGGAGCGTCGCCGCGGGCGTGGGGCCGCGCTCACGAGGGCGATGGGTCGGAGTCCCTGTCCGTCTCGTTCCCCTCCGTCGCGGGCTGA
- a CDS encoding energy transducer TonB encodes MRPTPLIGWSTAALLYDYPEFASRAGIDGAVRVSVVVGPDGTSQDPRIESSPNELLSEHALATVRALVWEPGEVNGAAVRVRGDVCVRYELEGTGVEAVGSTVFGWCGS; translated from the coding sequence ATGAGACCGACCCCTCTCATCGGATGGTCGACCGCCGCCCTCCTCTACGACTACCCCGAGTTCGCCAGTCGTGCAGGGATCGACGGCGCGGTACGGGTATCCGTCGTGGTCGGGCCGGACGGCACGAGCCAAGACCCGAGGATCGAGTCGAGCCCCAACGAGCTCCTCAGCGAACACGCCCTCGCGACGGTACGGGCGTTGGTGTGGGAGCCCGGCGAAGTGAACGGAGCGGCCGTGCGGGTCCGTGGTGACGTCTGCGTACGGTACGAGTTGGAGGGCACGGGGGTCGAGGCCGTGGGGAGCACCGTGTTCGGGTGGTGCGGCAGCTAA
- a CDS encoding DNA adenine methylase encodes MSHFLSPLRYPGGKRKLSNFVKLVYRQNNLLGGIYAEPYAGGAAVALSLLFGEYARNVYINDIDRSIYAFWKSVLDHTDELCRRIDMAEVSVEEWERQRSVQDAESPSLADLGFSTFYLNRTNRSGIIRGGVIGGREQDGDWKIDARFNKADLIKRIKKIARYKSRITLSNLDATIFLEGLRPVLDSTSLVYLDPPYYVKGGDLYENHYRHEDHELIARLIMSFETPWLVTYDDVKPICDMYLDSPSLNYGLSYSAQDRYKGSEVMFYSDGLLLPEVEDPARIRKQDFNVLQKEMQF; translated from the coding sequence ATGTCCCATTTTCTTTCTCCGCTCAGATATCCCGGCGGCAAACGTAAACTTTCTAACTTTGTCAAACTAGTTTACAGACAAAACAACCTCTTGGGAGGTATTTATGCCGAGCCCTATGCAGGCGGCGCAGCGGTTGCGCTATCACTTTTATTTGGAGAATATGCGAGAAATGTATATATAAATGATATTGACAGGTCAATTTATGCTTTCTGGAAATCTGTATTGGACCATACTGATGAGCTGTGTCGACGCATTGACATGGCCGAGGTCTCAGTCGAGGAATGGGAGCGACAGCGATCCGTCCAAGATGCCGAAAGCCCATCGCTAGCCGACCTTGGGTTTTCAACATTTTATCTTAACAGGACCAATAGATCTGGAATAATCAGGGGCGGCGTTATCGGGGGCAGGGAGCAAGATGGGGACTGGAAGATTGATGCCAGATTTAATAAGGCCGATCTGATCAAGCGCATCAAGAAGATAGCTCGGTACAAAAGCCGCATCACACTGTCCAATCTCGATGCGACGATCTTCTTAGAAGGCCTTCGTCCTGTCCTTGATAGCACATCGCTTGTGTATCTCGATCCTCCCTATTATGTCAAGGGAGGTGATCTCTATGAAAACCATTACCGTCACGAGGACCACGAGCTGATTGCTAGGCTTATCATGTCTTTCGAAACACCGTGGCTTGTCACTTACGATGATGTGAAACCGATTTGTGATATGTATCTCGATTCGCCGAGTCTCAATTATGGACTTAGTTATTCGGCGCAGGACAGGTACAAGGGCTCGGAGGTGATGTTTTACTCTGACGGGCTATTGCTTCCTGAGGTTGAGGACCCCGCCCGGATTCGTAAACAGGATTTCAATGTGCTGCAGAAAGAGATGCAATTCTAG
- a CDS encoding site-specific integrase: MPAVTPVLWHYRTNKDGLSPIYLRLADGQKTRYRSLKVSVREGQWNDRACRVSGRHPNAAEINKMIADEVQRAEDEVFRRTAVGERTDADAVARSLTVRPTDDKPGQSDFFSFADELVGGYKTRGQMWTHDRYVSVLKKMRAYTGEPFAFSGLTPAFLRRYEAHLAKEYGNTVNTIATNLSTIKTVIRRAIAEGLMEYGANPFLSHSIRTEPTAPVRFTLTEVRALEALNLPFGTPLRVARDTFLLQFYSGGARFSDVADLRWGSVQSKTISYRASKTKKVVEVPLLPQAETVIAPYRTDSSGPRDHVLPHLAGRDLSTPEARKKAVRSCTTLTNKALKEIATMAEIDKNLTTHVARHSFADHCRTMGLSVYDISKAMRHSSIKMTERYLARLDTGSLGDKMAELFS, encoded by the coding sequence ATGCCCGCAGTCACCCCCGTCCTCTGGCACTACCGGACGAACAAGGACGGCCTCTCCCCCATCTACCTCAGGCTGGCCGACGGTCAGAAAACCCGGTACCGCTCGCTGAAGGTGTCCGTACGTGAGGGCCAGTGGAACGACCGCGCCTGCCGTGTGAGCGGGCGCCACCCAAACGCGGCCGAGATCAACAAGATGATCGCCGATGAGGTCCAGCGGGCCGAGGACGAGGTGTTCCGCCGGACGGCCGTCGGCGAGCGGACCGACGCCGACGCCGTGGCCCGGTCGCTCACCGTCCGTCCGACCGACGACAAGCCCGGCCAGTCCGACTTCTTCTCGTTCGCCGACGAGTTGGTTGGCGGGTACAAGACGCGGGGCCAGATGTGGACCCATGACCGGTACGTCTCGGTGCTCAAGAAGATGAGGGCGTACACCGGTGAGCCGTTCGCCTTCTCCGGGCTCACTCCCGCGTTTCTCCGCCGCTACGAGGCCCACCTCGCCAAGGAGTACGGGAACACCGTGAACACCATCGCCACGAACCTCTCGACGATCAAGACGGTCATCCGCCGGGCCATTGCGGAGGGGCTTATGGAGTATGGGGCAAACCCCTTCCTATCCCACTCGATCCGTACGGAGCCGACGGCACCCGTCCGATTCACACTCACGGAGGTCCGTGCGCTGGAAGCCCTCAACCTCCCGTTTGGCACGCCGCTCCGTGTCGCCCGTGACACGTTCCTCCTCCAGTTCTACAGCGGAGGGGCTCGGTTCAGCGACGTGGCCGACCTACGCTGGGGTTCGGTCCAATCAAAAACCATCAGCTACCGGGCGTCAAAGACGAAGAAGGTAGTCGAGGTCCCGCTCCTGCCCCAGGCCGAGACCGTCATCGCCCCGTATCGCACGGACAGTTCAGGGCCGCGAGACCACGTGCTCCCGCACCTTGCTGGCCGCGACCTTTCCACACCGGAGGCCCGCAAGAAGGCGGTCCGCTCGTGCACGACGCTGACGAACAAGGCACTCAAGGAGATCGCGACCATGGCCGAGATCGACAAGAACCTGACGACCCACGTGGCCCGTCACTCGTTCGCCGACCACTGCCGGACGATGGGCCTGAGCGTCTACGACATCTCGAAGGCCATGCGACACTCGTCGATCAAGATGACTGAGCGGTACCTCGCCCGACTCGACACCGGCAGCCTCGGGGACAAGATGGCCGAGCTGTTCTCGTAA
- a CDS encoding HAD family hydrolase, translated as MPSLPFCPQPLAAKRPLVIRPLTLATDTAFPLLVLDLDETLLHASEAPLDRPPDFRLGPYHVYERPHVRNFLTGASGSFRLAVWTSATSGFAVPAIHRIRPLGVSFEFVWTRERCTRRLDMETGETVWVKDLKKVKRRGDRLERVLMVDDTPAKLARQYGNLVRVSPYLGAEADDELPDLLSYLLSIRDEPNFRRIEKRGWRSQKPPGV; from the coding sequence TTGCCCTCACTACCGTTTTGCCCTCAGCCCCTCGCGGCTAAGCGGCCACTCGTTATACGCCCTCTGACTCTGGCTACTGATACCGCATTCCCGCTGCTCGTTCTCGACCTTGACGAGACGTTGCTCCATGCGTCAGAAGCCCCGCTAGACAGGCCGCCAGATTTCAGACTCGGGCCGTACCACGTCTACGAGCGGCCCCATGTCCGCAACTTCCTCACGGGGGCTTCCGGTTCGTTCCGCCTTGCCGTTTGGACCTCGGCAACATCGGGCTTTGCGGTCCCGGCCATTCACAGGATCAGACCTCTAGGCGTCAGCTTCGAGTTCGTCTGGACGCGTGAGCGCTGTACCCGACGCCTTGACATGGAGACGGGCGAGACCGTCTGGGTAAAGGATCTGAAGAAGGTGAAGCGGCGCGGCGACCGTCTCGAACGGGTCTTGATGGTGGACGACACGCCCGCGAAGCTGGCGCGGCAGTACGGCAATCTCGTTCGCGTGTCTCCCTACCTCGGGGCCGAGGCGGACGATGAGTTGCCGGACCTGCTTTCCTACCTTCTGAGCATCCGAGACGAACCAAACTTCCGCCGTATTGAAAAGCGGGGTTGGCGCTCGCAAAAACCGCCGGGCGTATAA